From a region of the Vidua macroura isolate BioBank_ID:100142 chromosome 3, ASM2450914v1, whole genome shotgun sequence genome:
- the LOC128804951 gene encoding uncharacterized protein LOC128804951: MGEDGGNDFILEAPLFQREINLDTNFITSQRCRQDRPRSDRLRHGREKPRQFWRGSGWRCRTQQVPSHPASPPYHIYTVAFTYSLAPWLPRNLSGRRAGTARGHRSDAEEETPGPSSGEGRAAGRLRAGSSPSSAAAAAAGVLRSAASGGQRPLQLGGSASGVRGLRQPAGAPGPRSPKHRWPGAFISHPVLFPQIHRLRPPSPSSSPASPRVTTDRSPLSLSLSLSLSLSFQALPEEEIEQRGRSSCISPRGRRRRRRNA; the protein is encoded by the exons ATGGGGGAGGACGGGGGTAACGATTTCATTTTAGAGGCTCCCCTTTTCCAAAGGGAAATAAACCTTGACACAAACTTCATCACGTCACAGAGATGTAGACAG GACAGGCCCCGCAGTGACAGGCTGCGGCATGGCAGGGAGAAGCCCAGGCAATTCTGGCGGGGCAGCGGCTGGCGATGCAGGACGCAGCAGGTacccagccatccagccagcCCGCCTTAC CACATCTACACAGTGGCGTTTACCTATTCGCTCGCGCCGTGGCTGCCACGCAACCTATCTGGGCGGCGGGCTGGCACAGCCCGCGGTCACCGGAGCGATGCCGAAGAGGAAACTCCCGGCCCCTCTTCGGGCGAGGGGCGCGCTGCGGGCCGGCTCCGGGCGGGCAGCTCTCCCTcctcggcggcggcggcggcggcgggtgTGCTCCGCTCTGCGGCCAGCGGCGGGCAGCGTCCATTGCAGCTCGGCGGGTCCGCGTCCGGAGTCCGGGGGCTCCGGCAGCCAGCGGGGGCACCCGGCCCCCGCTCCCCTAAACACCGCTGGCCAGGTGCGTTTATTTCTCATCCCGTCCTCTTCCCACAAATCCACCGTCTGCGGCCGCcgagccccagcagcagcccggCCAGCCCCCGAGTCACCACCGATCGCTCTCCCctctcgctctctctctctctctctctttccctctcgTTTCAAGCTCTCCCCGAGGAGGAAATAGAACAGCGGGGCCGCTCGTCCTGCATTTCACCGCGCGggaggcgccgccgccgccggaaCGCTTAA